In Myxococcus virescens, a single genomic region encodes these proteins:
- a CDS encoding tetratricopeptide repeat protein produces the protein MRPFFIVLGCSFVLGCASTPKPVPAAPPEAAETSQAEHATPAYLSPSEIVKVLEDSKVAYRVEGKDSPPGGWGDQLWPQRVALIDVPQVEVEDGRRTIREWPTPAGMKALLDEAEPHFQAKRYDEAAKLYAQATDLCPECYVAWVFRGDADYFAGDAAAALEHYVRATTLNPYDHRAWFFQGNALAKLGRFEEALDAWAQCLALSPRYPVIRQFFRTNAHLGLVIRGDTIVPRGYAERDAQGVSIQFDPNHDPAWLAFANCKALWLGEPSHRAKMTGSTEEQFTSVEEMECLASALAVHESQKAEGKTEASDPTLDRLFAIAQEGLLLEAVLFEVGARVHPQIALTLEDELRRRLKKYVLTHVLVPAGGHGG, from the coding sequence GTGCGTCCATTCTTCATCGTCCTTGGTTGTTCCTTCGTCCTCGGGTGCGCGTCCACGCCGAAGCCCGTTCCAGCAGCGCCTCCCGAAGCCGCCGAGACGTCCCAGGCGGAGCACGCGACACCGGCGTACCTCTCGCCCTCTGAAATCGTGAAGGTGCTGGAGGATTCCAAGGTCGCCTATCGGGTCGAGGGCAAGGACTCACCCCCGGGCGGGTGGGGCGACCAGCTGTGGCCTCAGCGCGTGGCCCTGATTGACGTCCCCCAGGTGGAGGTGGAGGACGGCCGCCGCACCATCCGCGAGTGGCCCACGCCCGCCGGGATGAAAGCCCTGCTCGATGAGGCCGAGCCCCACTTCCAGGCGAAGCGCTACGACGAGGCCGCGAAGCTGTACGCCCAGGCCACGGACCTGTGTCCCGAGTGCTACGTGGCGTGGGTCTTCCGGGGTGACGCGGACTACTTCGCCGGAGACGCGGCCGCCGCGCTGGAGCACTACGTCCGCGCCACCACCCTCAACCCCTATGACCACCGTGCCTGGTTCTTCCAGGGCAATGCCCTGGCGAAGCTGGGGCGCTTCGAGGAGGCGCTGGATGCCTGGGCGCAGTGCCTGGCGCTGAGCCCGCGCTACCCCGTCATCCGCCAGTTCTTCCGCACCAACGCGCACCTGGGGCTCGTCATCCGCGGCGACACCATTGTCCCGCGCGGGTATGCCGAGCGCGACGCGCAGGGCGTCTCCATCCAGTTCGACCCCAACCATGACCCAGCCTGGCTGGCGTTCGCCAACTGCAAGGCCCTGTGGCTGGGCGAGCCGTCACACCGGGCGAAGATGACGGGCTCCACCGAGGAGCAGTTCACCTCCGTGGAGGAGATGGAGTGCCTGGCATCGGCGCTGGCCGTCCATGAGAGCCAGAAGGCGGAGGGCAAGACGGAGGCCTCGGACCCCACGCTGGACCGCCTCTTCGCCATCGCCCAGGAGGGGCTGCTGCTGGAGGCGGTGTTATTCGAGGTGGGCGCGCGCGTTCACCCGCAAATCGCGCTCACCCTGGAGGATGAGCTCCGCCGGCGCCTCAAGAAGTACGTCCTGACGCACGTCCTGGTACCGGCGGGAGGCCACGGGGGCTGA
- a CDS encoding ABC transporter permease — MDSLRQDLRYAIRTLTRTPGFTLAAGLTLALVIGANAVLFSAIHAMLLRPLPFPSPDSLVRVWCEQDSVTHASVSPPELLGWREHSKGFSQLAGFGRTSLNWTGTSEPERVRAVRITPNFFSVVGVRPAHGRDFREEDAPAGGDTSAVLVSHGFWQRALGGGADVVGQTLVLNGRSHSVVGVLPEDFSFPEFSEETDVWVPEWQDPQQHGNHYQSVLGRLAPGTTLEAARADLERVAEIIGEPEPGQSRHTVRLKGWQDHLTANSRDTLWMLWAAVGFVLLIACANVANLMLVRTMSRQRDGAIRAALGASQGRRLQQSLVESVLLSLFGGVLGVLLMLWGLELVRTLLPASMLRVAPLELNGTVLGFSALLSVGTGLLFGMAPAMHASGMNVLPLLRQSGSAVGARAGHPLRSALVMVQLALALVLMVGTGLIVRSLQNVQAVDPGFDAEGVVAARLTLAPDTYAEDTRKRAFFDGIAERLMARPGVEAVGFINDAPLGGSGSGGDFFLEGGSASPSERYYTEYRVASPGYFSAMRIGVRQGRDFGPQDTEKSAPIIIVNEAFVRKFLGGGEALGRRVRLGWSEEQPFREIVGVVEDVRHETLTEPAKPESYVPFAQYPLRAMTMLVRTHGPSAAALAALREEVKAVDGEQPIYDLLPFTERVEKMLLRPRATTRLLAAFAVLAVLLAGVGVYGVLAYSVSQRTRELGIRMALGAHPQQVLGLVLGQGLRLTAAGVGVGLIAAFGCTRLMAATLYGVEPFAPDIFLGVAVALSVISLVACWLPALRASRVPPSVSLRAE; from the coding sequence ATGGATTCGCTCCGCCAGGACCTCCGCTACGCGATACGCACCCTGACACGAACCCCCGGCTTCACGCTGGCCGCGGGCCTCACGCTGGCGCTGGTCATCGGGGCGAACGCCGTCCTGTTCAGCGCCATCCACGCCATGCTGCTGCGGCCCCTGCCCTTTCCGTCCCCCGATTCGCTGGTGCGCGTCTGGTGCGAGCAGGACTCGGTGACGCACGCCTCCGTGTCACCGCCGGAGCTGCTCGGCTGGCGGGAGCATTCGAAGGGCTTCAGCCAACTGGCGGGCTTCGGGCGCACCAGTCTCAACTGGACGGGCACCAGCGAGCCCGAGCGGGTCCGGGCGGTGCGCATCACCCCCAACTTCTTCTCCGTGGTGGGAGTGCGCCCCGCGCACGGGCGTGACTTCCGCGAAGAGGACGCGCCGGCCGGGGGCGACACCTCCGCGGTGCTGGTGAGCCACGGCTTCTGGCAGCGGGCGCTCGGGGGCGGCGCGGACGTGGTGGGCCAGACGCTGGTGCTCAACGGCCGCAGCCACTCGGTGGTGGGCGTGCTGCCGGAGGACTTCTCCTTCCCGGAGTTCTCCGAGGAGACGGACGTGTGGGTTCCCGAGTGGCAGGACCCGCAGCAGCACGGCAACCACTACCAGTCGGTGCTGGGGCGGCTGGCGCCGGGGACCACGCTGGAAGCGGCTCGGGCGGACCTGGAGCGCGTGGCGGAAATCATTGGCGAGCCCGAGCCGGGGCAGTCGCGGCACACCGTGCGCTTGAAGGGCTGGCAGGACCACCTCACCGCCAACTCACGGGACACCCTGTGGATGCTGTGGGCGGCGGTGGGCTTCGTGCTGCTCATCGCGTGCGCCAACGTGGCCAACCTCATGTTGGTGCGGACGATGTCCCGGCAGCGGGATGGCGCCATCCGCGCGGCGCTGGGCGCCAGCCAGGGGCGGCGGCTCCAGCAGTCCCTGGTGGAGAGCGTGCTCCTGTCCCTCTTCGGCGGCGTGCTGGGGGTCTTGCTGATGCTGTGGGGCCTGGAGCTGGTGCGCACGCTGCTTCCGGCCAGCATGCTGCGCGTGGCGCCGCTGGAGCTCAACGGCACCGTCCTGGGGTTCAGCGCGCTGCTGTCGGTGGGCACCGGCCTGCTCTTCGGCATGGCGCCCGCGATGCATGCCTCGGGGATGAACGTGCTGCCCCTGCTGCGGCAATCCGGCAGCGCCGTGGGCGCGCGCGCTGGACATCCGCTGCGAAGCGCGCTCGTCATGGTGCAGCTCGCGCTCGCGCTGGTGCTGATGGTGGGCACGGGCCTCATTGTGCGCTCGCTGCAGAACGTCCAGGCGGTGGACCCGGGCTTCGACGCGGAGGGTGTCGTCGCCGCGCGGCTGACGCTCGCCCCCGACACCTACGCGGAAGACACGCGCAAGCGGGCCTTCTTCGACGGCATCGCGGAGCGGCTGATGGCGCGGCCCGGGGTGGAGGCGGTGGGCTTCATCAACGACGCGCCGCTGGGGGGCTCGGGCTCCGGCGGAGACTTCTTCCTGGAAGGCGGTTCGGCCTCGCCCAGCGAGCGGTACTACACCGAGTACCGGGTGGCCTCCCCCGGCTACTTCTCCGCGATGCGCATTGGCGTGCGACAGGGCCGCGACTTCGGGCCCCAGGACACGGAGAAGAGCGCGCCCATCATCATCGTCAACGAGGCCTTCGTCCGGAAGTTCCTCGGTGGCGGGGAGGCCCTGGGCCGGCGGGTGCGGCTGGGCTGGTCTGAAGAGCAGCCCTTCCGGGAAATCGTCGGCGTGGTGGAGGACGTCCGTCACGAGACGCTCACGGAGCCCGCGAAACCCGAGAGCTACGTGCCCTTCGCGCAATATCCCCTGCGGGCCATGACGATGCTGGTGCGCACCCACGGCCCGTCCGCGGCGGCGTTGGCCGCGCTGCGCGAGGAAGTCAAGGCGGTGGACGGCGAGCAGCCCATCTACGACTTGCTGCCCTTCACCGAGCGGGTGGAGAAAATGCTGCTCCGCCCCAGGGCCACGACACGGTTGCTGGCGGCCTTCGCCGTGCTCGCCGTCCTCCTGGCCGGGGTCGGCGTCTACGGCGTGCTCGCGTATTCAGTGAGCCAACGGACGCGGGAGCTGGGCATCCGGATGGCGCTGGGGGCCCATCCCCAGCAGGTGCTGGGGCTGGTGCTCGGCCAGGGCCTGCGGCTGACCGCGGCGGGCGTGGGCGTGGGGCTCATCGCGGCCTTCGGCTGCACCCGCCTCATGGCGGCGACCCTCTATGGCGTGGAGCCCTTCGCTCCGGACATCTTCCTGGGCGTGGCCGTGGCGCTGTCGGTCATCTCCCTGGTCGCCTGCTGGCTGCCCGCGCTGCGGGCCAGCCGTGTCCCTCCGTCGGTGTCCCTGCGCGCGGAGTAG
- a CDS encoding PDZ domain-containing protein, with translation MASVKGNANGGNTRKRVQQETLPQDVQAQELERLHSQREALIANVAQSGARLLTVAARRLPTVLTLPVLEGGSRVLQETTLYLQEASMEELLRAAQKKLKAKPGSSILGLLGIGLLAGRLLRKMAEKGGEKGVAEAFQERLREGMFLATHGGVGRPPAAARQRLLRGGAGGAPTQGGVAEGFKERLREGMSMATHGGGVGRPPAATRLRLQKAGGPKQGAPRKRDMKERAPREPAVRAKEVARDVAEGARDATRAFDEVTKSAQGATRAFAEATRGAARKGGEAASGARKAMKDTTREIARGAAKPGVKKSPPSTEATSTKAPAQAPSGYLGMGAFPVRLPERLAKAHGTQSGLKVASVEPDGPAEEAGLHPGDTLLTLEGQPLREVDDLVAQLPPERVGQTVHAKVLRAGAARVIDLTVGTHP, from the coding sequence ATGGCCTCGGTCAAAGGAAATGCGAACGGGGGGAACACGCGCAAGCGCGTCCAGCAAGAGACGCTCCCCCAGGATGTACAGGCGCAGGAACTGGAACGGCTCCACTCGCAGCGCGAGGCGCTCATCGCCAACGTCGCGCAGTCCGGAGCGAGGCTCCTCACGGTCGCGGCAAGGCGGTTGCCGACCGTGCTGACGCTGCCCGTGCTCGAGGGGGGAAGCCGCGTTCTCCAGGAGACCACCCTCTACCTTCAGGAAGCGTCGATGGAGGAGTTGCTCCGCGCCGCGCAAAAGAAGCTGAAGGCGAAGCCGGGGAGCTCCATCCTTGGGCTCCTGGGCATTGGACTGCTCGCCGGGCGGCTGCTCCGTAAGATGGCGGAGAAGGGGGGCGAGAAGGGAGTGGCCGAGGCCTTCCAAGAACGATTGCGCGAAGGCATGTTCCTGGCGACCCATGGTGGAGTGGGTCGGCCCCCAGCCGCCGCGCGTCAGCGGTTGCTGAGGGGTGGCGCGGGTGGAGCGCCGACGCAGGGCGGAGTGGCCGAGGGCTTCAAGGAGCGATTGCGCGAAGGCATGTCCATGGCGACCCATGGTGGTGGAGTGGGGCGGCCCCCGGCCGCAACGCGCCTGCGCCTGCAGAAGGCTGGAGGGCCGAAGCAGGGGGCGCCACGCAAGCGCGACATGAAGGAGCGAGCGCCGCGCGAGCCCGCGGTGAGGGCGAAGGAAGTGGCGCGAGACGTCGCCGAGGGCGCCCGGGACGCAACACGCGCCTTCGACGAGGTCACCAAGAGCGCCCAGGGTGCAACACGCGCGTTCGCAGAGGCGACCCGGGGCGCAGCGCGCAAGGGCGGTGAGGCTGCGAGCGGCGCGCGCAAGGCGATGAAGGACACCACGCGCGAGATTGCTCGAGGGGCAGCGAAGCCAGGGGTGAAGAAGTCGCCGCCCAGCACCGAGGCCACGTCCACGAAGGCGCCCGCACAAGCGCCGAGCGGCTACCTCGGGATGGGGGCCTTCCCCGTCCGGCTGCCGGAGAGGCTCGCGAAGGCCCATGGCACCCAGAGTGGCCTCAAGGTCGCGAGCGTGGAGCCGGATGGCCCGGCCGAGGAGGCGGGGCTGCATCCGGGCGACACGCTGCTCACGCTCGAGGGGCAGCCATTGCGAGAGGTGGATGACCTGGTCGCGCAACTGCCTCCGGAACGTGTGGGCCAGACCGTGCACGCCAAGGTGCTGCGCGCCGGGGCTGCCAGGGTCATCGACCTCACCGTTGGCACGCACCCCTGA
- a CDS encoding response regulator transcription factor — translation MNTATSTPPLRPAILIVEDDAHLRVGLRDNLLDEGYLVAEAPSTRDAERLLQERAFDLLILDVMLPGEDGYSFCRRLRTQGNKSMVLMLTARSLEDDILRGFEVGAQDYLTKPYRLRELLARVRALVRRSGTAPPEQMGFSGFTLDLGRRQVSRADGSVVELTRTEFDLLAFLLRHQDRALPRGEILDAVWGRDVVVDPRTVDNFVSSLKKKLGWTSTSGFSIHTIRGVGYRMEVASS, via the coding sequence ATGAACACCGCCACATCCACCCCGCCCCTCCGTCCCGCCATCCTCATCGTCGAGGACGACGCCCACCTGCGCGTCGGCCTCCGGGACAACCTGCTGGACGAGGGCTACCTCGTCGCCGAAGCCCCCAGCACCCGCGACGCGGAGCGGCTGCTGCAAGAGCGTGCGTTCGACCTGCTCATCCTGGACGTCATGCTGCCCGGAGAGGACGGCTACAGCTTCTGCCGCCGGCTGCGGACGCAGGGAAACAAGAGCATGGTGCTGATGCTCACCGCGCGCTCACTGGAGGACGACATCCTCAGGGGTTTCGAAGTGGGCGCGCAGGACTACCTCACCAAGCCCTACCGGCTGCGGGAGCTGCTGGCCCGGGTACGCGCCCTGGTGCGCCGCTCTGGCACGGCGCCGCCGGAGCAGATGGGCTTCAGCGGTTTCACCCTGGACCTGGGCCGGCGGCAGGTGTCCCGCGCGGACGGTTCGGTGGTGGAGCTGACGCGCACGGAGTTCGACCTGCTGGCCTTCCTGCTGCGGCACCAGGACCGGGCCCTGCCCCGAGGCGAAATCCTGGACGCCGTCTGGGGCCGCGACGTGGTGGTGGACCCGCGTACGGTGGACAACTTCGTCTCCAGCCTGAAGAAGAAGCTGGGGTGGACGAGCACCTCTGGATTCTCCATCCACACCATCCGGGGCGTGGGCTACCGCATGGAGGTCGCTTCGTCATGA
- the hsp20 gene encoding archaeal heat shock protein Hsp20 has protein sequence MAEKTGISGGGFLEGITTLVTKLAELAEKGEQLQRSGEFGASDKGLRGVYGFNVRIGGGAPGQPSGIPRVEPFGNIRQDHQTGKAVVHPIREPLVDVFEEGPDVLVVAELPGVDRKDITLELREDILTLHAEHGALKYHKEVLLPRRFTRRQMHTSCHNGVLEIRLTAQEERRS, from the coding sequence ATGGCAGAGAAGACCGGCATCAGCGGTGGAGGGTTCCTCGAAGGAATCACCACCCTCGTCACGAAACTGGCGGAGCTCGCGGAGAAGGGCGAACAGCTCCAACGCTCCGGAGAGTTCGGAGCCTCCGACAAGGGGCTCAGGGGCGTCTATGGCTTCAACGTGCGGATCGGAGGAGGCGCACCCGGTCAACCGAGCGGCATTCCGCGCGTGGAGCCCTTCGGGAACATCCGCCAGGACCACCAGACCGGCAAGGCAGTCGTCCACCCCATCCGCGAGCCCCTGGTGGATGTCTTCGAGGAGGGGCCGGATGTGCTGGTGGTGGCCGAGCTGCCAGGTGTCGACCGCAAGGACATCACGCTGGAGCTCCGCGAAGACATCCTGACCCTGCATGCCGAGCACGGGGCGCTCAAGTACCACAAGGAGGTCCTGCTCCCCAGGCGCTTCACCCGCCGGCAGATGCACACCAGTTGCCACAACGGCGTCCTCGAGATCCGCCTCACCGCCCAGGAGGAGCGCCGCTCGTGA
- a CDS encoding energy transducer TonB, whose amino-acid sequence MFNSVIERQRAGRLGTGVWVSIVLHAALFGAVLFISARPPGPSEPPEPKELVLRVAQPPRVAKGSPAPAQPKAATAPRPRPRNRDRVPARVPPPVVDAPPKPVETVASNDTSTSTDEETDPGTGVPGGHPEGYEDSDVIGVQYVPGLVPGQEATGTDVMPFGQGMSPPRLMGNPGIEYTHQALAARVEGTMIAKCVITVSGDVTDCRIIKGLPHMNEAVLDALHNRRYTPVQYQGRTVSVSYVFTLRLKLPR is encoded by the coding sequence ATGTTCAATTCGGTCATCGAGCGGCAGCGGGCTGGACGTCTTGGCACGGGCGTGTGGGTGTCCATCGTCCTGCATGCGGCCCTGTTCGGGGCGGTGCTCTTCATCTCCGCGAGGCCGCCGGGTCCCAGCGAGCCGCCGGAGCCGAAGGAGCTGGTGCTCCGCGTGGCGCAGCCCCCGCGCGTGGCGAAGGGCTCCCCCGCCCCCGCGCAGCCGAAGGCCGCCACCGCGCCACGCCCTCGCCCGCGCAACCGGGACCGCGTGCCCGCGCGCGTGCCGCCGCCGGTGGTGGATGCGCCGCCCAAGCCGGTGGAAACGGTGGCGAGCAACGACACCAGCACCTCGACGGACGAGGAGACGGACCCGGGGACGGGCGTACCGGGTGGGCATCCGGAGGGCTACGAGGATAGCGACGTGATTGGCGTGCAATACGTGCCCGGCCTGGTCCCCGGGCAGGAAGCCACGGGCACCGACGTCATGCCCTTTGGCCAGGGCATGTCGCCGCCCAGGTTGATGGGAAACCCGGGCATCGAATACACGCACCAGGCGCTCGCCGCCCGCGTGGAGGGCACCATGATTGCCAAGTGCGTCATCACGGTGAGCGGCGACGTGACGGACTGCCGCATCATCAAGGGCCTGCCGCACATGAACGAGGCCGTGCTCGATGCGCTGCACAACCGCCGCTACACCCCGGTGCAGTACCAGGGCCGGACGGTGAGCGTGTCCTACGTGTTCACGCTGCGGCTCAAGCTGCCCCGCTAG
- a CDS encoding sensor histidine kinase encodes MLRRLLPTLVALGCGLLALGWGLVSLQRIFSQERDDAHAQLRSRRDALAHAAEEALRQNLAKKLDESVPPLHAAVGDPLEPGEGYYINFRGYQFLPRLTIPMPGTGTPARDVHALLGARLKDGAPAGEWEPRLTRLRAVEAALAARDARGAATRVEELLRYHAANRLTPEQELPFLLLVVERLQRGPATTPLVRALLREGLPEDLGGFARASGLQRDVLRERSRFTRADFDFLHARIVRVSAALGEPTGDFLARAGEADAGMLVIPEELYEPTLLGESWYVALRGEAVYGIAVDLEAMLQPITQDMQARGLFDATGRLRLHAGGAVRPLSTLKLAVDMPQWARQEADIDARYGLKTLLVAVCGGLAVAIFVLAVVAQQRKYRFLELKSDFVATVSHELRTPLASIRLLGETLERKLAQAPEVRDYPARIVQAADGLHFLVENILSFNRIDKGRWTLRTSRVQLEELIPLLRDDLANVTNVPVHITSDLEGVELEADPGLLRMVFSNLGRNACAYNRRSPVEISIRAQMIPGYGCTVLFQDNGIGIPESEWENAFLDFYRLTVPGPEVHGSGLGLALCRKIMKLHRGDIQVASSGPDGTTFALIFNEPAR; translated from the coding sequence ATGCTGCGCCGGCTCCTTCCTACGCTCGTCGCCCTGGGTTGTGGCCTCCTGGCCCTTGGCTGGGGGCTGGTCAGCCTCCAGCGCATCTTCAGCCAGGAGCGTGATGACGCCCACGCGCAGCTGCGCTCGCGCCGGGACGCGCTGGCCCACGCGGCCGAAGAGGCCCTGCGGCAGAACCTGGCGAAGAAGCTCGATGAGAGCGTCCCCCCCCTCCACGCCGCCGTGGGCGACCCGCTCGAGCCCGGCGAGGGCTACTACATCAACTTCCGCGGCTACCAGTTCCTGCCGCGCCTCACCATCCCCATGCCGGGCACCGGGACGCCCGCGCGGGACGTGCATGCCCTGCTGGGCGCGAGGCTGAAGGACGGCGCCCCCGCGGGGGAATGGGAGCCCCGCCTCACGCGGCTGCGCGCGGTGGAGGCGGCGCTGGCGGCCCGGGACGCGCGGGGCGCGGCCACCCGCGTGGAGGAGCTGCTGCGCTACCACGCGGCGAACCGGCTGACACCGGAGCAGGAGCTGCCCTTCCTGCTGCTGGTGGTGGAGCGGCTCCAGCGCGGCCCTGCCACCACACCGCTGGTGCGGGCCCTGCTGCGCGAGGGCCTTCCAGAGGACCTGGGCGGCTTCGCCCGGGCGTCGGGGCTGCAGCGGGACGTGCTGCGCGAGCGCTCACGCTTCACGCGGGCGGACTTCGACTTCCTCCATGCGCGCATCGTCCGGGTGAGCGCCGCGCTGGGCGAGCCCACGGGCGACTTCCTCGCCCGAGCGGGCGAAGCGGACGCGGGCATGCTGGTGATTCCCGAGGAGCTCTACGAGCCCACCCTCCTGGGCGAGTCCTGGTACGTGGCGCTGCGCGGCGAGGCGGTGTACGGCATCGCGGTGGACCTGGAGGCGATGCTCCAGCCCATCACCCAGGACATGCAGGCGCGCGGCCTCTTCGACGCAACGGGGCGCCTGCGGCTGCACGCGGGCGGCGCCGTCCGTCCCCTGAGCACGCTGAAGCTGGCGGTGGACATGCCTCAGTGGGCGCGCCAGGAGGCGGACATCGACGCGCGCTACGGGCTGAAGACGCTGCTGGTGGCCGTGTGCGGAGGGCTCGCGGTGGCCATCTTCGTGCTCGCGGTGGTGGCCCAGCAGCGCAAGTACCGCTTCCTGGAGCTCAAGAGCGACTTCGTGGCCACCGTCTCCCACGAGCTGCGCACGCCCCTGGCCTCCATCCGCCTGCTGGGTGAGACGCTGGAGCGGAAGCTGGCGCAGGCACCGGAGGTGCGCGACTACCCGGCGCGCATCGTCCAGGCCGCGGACGGGCTGCACTTCCTCGTGGAGAACATCCTGTCGTTCAACCGCATCGACAAGGGCCGCTGGACGCTGCGGACCTCGCGCGTGCAGCTGGAGGAGCTCATCCCCCTGTTGCGCGACGACCTGGCCAACGTGACGAACGTCCCCGTCCACATCACCTCGGACCTGGAAGGTGTGGAGCTGGAAGCGGACCCGGGCCTGCTGCGGATGGTGTTCTCCAACCTGGGCCGCAACGCGTGCGCCTACAACCGGAGAAGCCCCGTCGAAATCTCCATCCGCGCGCAGATGATTCCCGGCTACGGCTGCACGGTGCTCTTCCAGGACAACGGCATCGGCATCCCCGAATCCGAATGGGAGAACGCCTTCCTGGACTTCTACCGGCTGACGGTGCCCGGACCGGAGGTCCATGGCAGCGGGTTGGGCCTTGCCCTGTGCCGCAAAATCATGAAGCTGCACCGGGGCGACATCCAGGTGGCCTCCTCGGGACCCGACGGCACCACCTTCGCGCTGATATTCAACGAGCCGGCTCGATGA
- a CDS encoding pyridoxal-phosphate dependent enzyme produces the protein MRVVFPLSRPWPGGPVVLWGGALPAGSLKYLTFSHHLQSAPAETKGLVELSGASSALALDALGRERGLPVVALTDTMGTAYLRANGFGGEVRTVHGFTQAWELALDYERQGWFWPRQLANGALVESVESWTTRLLDIVQDVYPAVRCVVCGFGTGATVAGLYRPFSAAGYEVVGLQPASGRTMPGWRRWAEQSLGSKDLFYPYREDVPLETADAKAVDALAALLAWARSERRPEEVLVISHNARPPFE, from the coding sequence ATGCGCGTCGTGTTTCCCTTGTCACGGCCCTGGCCGGGGGGGCCGGTGGTGCTCTGGGGTGGAGCGCTTCCGGCAGGCAGTCTGAAGTACCTGACGTTCTCCCATCACCTCCAGTCCGCGCCCGCGGAGACGAAGGGCCTGGTGGAGCTGTCCGGTGCGTCGTCGGCGCTGGCGCTGGATGCGCTGGGCCGCGAGCGCGGACTGCCGGTGGTGGCCCTCACGGACACGATGGGCACCGCGTACCTGCGCGCCAACGGCTTCGGTGGGGAGGTGCGCACCGTGCACGGCTTCACGCAGGCCTGGGAGCTGGCGCTGGACTACGAGCGCCAGGGCTGGTTCTGGCCCCGGCAGCTCGCCAATGGCGCGCTGGTGGAGAGCGTGGAGTCATGGACCACGCGCCTGCTCGACATCGTCCAGGACGTGTACCCCGCCGTGCGCTGCGTGGTGTGTGGCTTCGGCACGGGCGCCACCGTCGCGGGGCTGTACCGGCCCTTCTCCGCCGCGGGCTACGAGGTGGTGGGCTTGCAACCCGCGTCCGGCAGGACGATGCCCGGCTGGCGGCGCTGGGCGGAGCAGAGCCTGGGCTCCAAGGACCTCTTCTATCCGTACCGCGAGGATGTGCCCCTGGAGACGGCGGATGCGAAGGCGGTGGACGCGCTGGCCGCGCTGCTGGCCTGGGCGCGCTCGGAGCGGCGGCCGGAGGAGGTGCTCGTCATCTCCCACAACGCGAGGCCCCCATTCGAATGA